One stretch of Nocardia fluminea DNA includes these proteins:
- the infC gene encoding translation initiation factor IF-3, which yields MQLLRAVVKTTPLDLGGPISTETRINDRIRVPEVRLIGPGGEQVGIVRVEDALRVALEADLDLVEVAPDARPPVCKIMDYGKFKYETAQKARESRKNQVQTVIKEQKLRPKIDDHDYETKKRNVVRFLEAGSKVKVTIMFRGREQSRPELGFRLLQRLGSDVADLGFVETSAKQDGRNMTMVLAPHKGAKTRVKAQQDSSAPAATRQPPAEPASAEPAAPVEQAAPAEQAAPADPQ from the coding sequence TTGCAGTTATTGCGTGCGGTCGTTAAGACGACACCGCTTGACCTAGGAGGCCCCATCAGCACTGAGACCCGCATCAACGATCGCATCCGTGTTCCCGAGGTTCGTCTCATCGGACCCGGCGGCGAACAGGTTGGGATCGTGCGTGTTGAAGATGCACTACGCGTCGCGCTCGAAGCCGACCTCGACCTCGTCGAGGTAGCACCCGATGCCCGTCCGCCGGTCTGCAAGATCATGGACTACGGCAAGTTCAAGTACGAGACCGCGCAGAAGGCGCGTGAGTCCCGTAAGAACCAGGTCCAGACCGTGATCAAGGAGCAGAAGCTCCGTCCGAAGATCGACGACCACGACTACGAGACCAAGAAGCGCAACGTCGTTCGCTTCCTCGAAGCCGGGTCCAAGGTCAAGGTCACGATCATGTTCCGCGGTCGTGAGCAGTCGCGTCCCGAACTCGGTTTCCGGTTGCTCCAGCGTCTGGGCTCCGATGTGGCCGATCTCGGGTTCGTCGAGACCTCGGCCAAGCAGGACGGCCGCAACATGACCATGGTCCTCGCACCCCACAAGGGCGCGAAGACACGGGTGAAGGCTCAGCAGGACTCCTCGGCGCCGGCGGCCACCCGCCAGCCGCCGGCCGAGCCCGCGAGTGCCGAACCGGCCGCACCGGTCGAGCAGGCCGCGCCTGCCGAGCAGGCTGCGCCGGCCGACCCGCAGTAA
- a CDS encoding DUF1844 domain-containing protein, translated as MTDELDPPVRDLADIPAVEVISRAAVMLMSSAAEKLGLAGENPDSGTGVDLDEARRVITALAGLVTASVEYLGPHAGPIREGLQALQRAFREASSVPDAPGTGPGEKYTGPVH; from the coding sequence ATGACTGACGAGCTCGATCCCCCTGTGCGCGACCTGGCCGACATCCCCGCTGTCGAGGTGATCAGCCGGGCGGCCGTGATGCTGATGAGTTCGGCCGCGGAGAAGCTGGGCCTGGCCGGGGAGAACCCGGATTCGGGCACGGGCGTCGATCTCGACGAGGCGCGCCGGGTGATCACCGCGCTGGCCGGGCTGGTGACGGCGTCGGTGGAGTACCTCGGCCCGCACGCGGGCCCGATCCGCGAGGGTTTGCAGGCGCTCCAGCGCGCGTTCCGGGAGGCTTCCTCGGTACCGGACGCGCCGGGCACGGGACCGGGCGAGAAGTACACCGGCCCGGTGCACTGA
- the uvrA gene encoding excinuclease ABC subunit UvrA, with protein MAERLTVRGAREHNLKGVDLDLPRDSLIVFTGLSGSGKSSLAFDTIFAEGQRRYVESLSAYARQFLGQMDKPDVDFIEGLSPAVSIDQKSTNRNPRSTVGTITEVYDYLRLLYARAGTPHCPVCHELIEKQSPQQIVDQVLAMDDGLKFQVLAPVVRTRKGEFVDLFDQLKTQGYSRVRVDGVVYPLTEPPKLKKQEKHDVEVVVDRLSVKAASKQRLTDSIETALRLADGIVVLDFVDRDEHAHDRERRFSERLACPNGHPLDIEDLEPRSFSFNSPYGACPDCTGLGIRKEVDPELVVPDPDLSLAEGAIAPWSRGQTAEYFNRLLSGLAAAVGFSMDTPWRELPAKARKAVLEGSSDQVHVSYTNRYGRKRSYYADFEGVMPFLQRRMENTESEQMKEHYDGYMRDVACPVCDGSRLRPEILAVTLASDGTDKSIAEVSELSIGDCAHFLNALTLGERETAIAGQVLKEIQARLGFLLDVGLEYLTLSRAAATLSGGEAQRIRLATQIGSGLVGVLYVLDEPSIGLHQRDNRRLIETLLRLKKLGNTLIVVEHDEDTIRASDWVVDIGPLAGEHGGRVVHSGPYEELLTEPESLTGAYLSGREQIELPLVRRAIDKKRKLTVVGATEHNLQNVDVAFPLGVLTAVTGVSGSGKSTLVNDILATVLANKLNGARQVPGRHTRINGLDNLDKLVQVDQSPIGRTPRSNPATYTGVFDKIRTLFASTTEAKVRGYQPGRFSFNVKGGRCEACSGDGTLKIEMNFLPDVYVPCEVCHGARYNRETLEVHYKGKTIAEVLDMPIDEAADFFEAITSIHRYLKTLVEVGLGYVRLGQSAPTLSGGEAQRVKLAAELQKRSMGRTVYILDEPTTGLHFEDIRKLLKVINGLVDKGNTVIVIEHNLDVIKTADWVIDMGPEGGSGGGTVVATGTPEDIAGVSDSYTGQFLKEVLAAPAKPAAKKVAKKAAPAAKKAPAETTAAKRLARKAAALR; from the coding sequence GTGGCGGAACGCCTCACTGTGCGCGGAGCTCGGGAACACAACCTGAAAGGTGTAGACCTGGACTTGCCGCGCGACAGCCTGATCGTGTTCACCGGTCTGTCCGGTTCCGGGAAGTCGAGCTTGGCGTTCGACACGATCTTCGCCGAGGGGCAGCGTCGCTACGTCGAATCGCTGTCGGCCTACGCGCGCCAGTTCCTCGGGCAGATGGACAAGCCGGACGTCGACTTCATCGAGGGCCTCTCGCCCGCGGTGTCGATCGACCAGAAGTCGACCAACCGCAACCCGCGGTCCACGGTCGGCACCATCACCGAGGTCTACGACTATCTGCGCCTGCTCTACGCCCGCGCGGGCACACCGCACTGCCCGGTCTGCCACGAGCTGATCGAGAAGCAGAGCCCGCAGCAGATCGTCGACCAGGTACTCGCCATGGACGACGGCCTCAAGTTCCAGGTGCTGGCGCCGGTGGTGCGCACCCGCAAGGGCGAGTTCGTCGACCTGTTCGACCAGCTCAAGACGCAGGGTTATTCGCGCGTGCGGGTCGACGGCGTGGTGTATCCGCTCACCGAGCCGCCGAAGCTGAAGAAGCAGGAGAAGCACGACGTCGAGGTGGTCGTCGACCGCCTGTCGGTCAAGGCCGCCTCCAAGCAGCGCCTCACGGACTCGATCGAGACCGCGCTGCGTCTGGCCGACGGCATCGTGGTGCTCGATTTCGTCGACCGCGACGAACACGCCCACGACCGGGAGCGCCGCTTCTCCGAGCGCCTGGCCTGCCCCAACGGCCACCCCCTCGACATCGAGGACCTCGAGCCCCGCTCGTTCTCCTTCAACTCGCCCTACGGCGCGTGCCCCGACTGCACCGGCCTCGGCATCCGCAAGGAAGTCGACCCGGAACTGGTGGTGCCCGACCCGGACCTGAGCCTGGCCGAGGGTGCGATCGCCCCGTGGTCGCGTGGGCAGACCGCCGAGTACTTCAACCGGTTGCTCTCCGGCCTGGCCGCAGCGGTCGGTTTCTCGATGGACACCCCGTGGCGCGAACTGCCGGCGAAGGCACGCAAGGCGGTGCTGGAAGGCAGCTCCGACCAGGTACACGTGTCCTACACCAACCGCTACGGCCGCAAGCGCTCCTACTACGCCGATTTCGAAGGCGTGATGCCGTTCCTGCAGCGGCGCATGGAGAACACCGAGTCCGAACAGATGAAAGAGCACTACGACGGGTACATGCGCGATGTGGCGTGCCCGGTCTGCGACGGCTCCCGGCTGCGCCCGGAGATCCTGGCCGTCACCTTGGCCTCGGACGGCACCGACAAGTCGATCGCCGAGGTCAGCGAGTTGTCCATCGGCGACTGCGCGCACTTCCTGAACGCGCTCACGCTGGGGGAGCGCGAGACCGCGATCGCCGGTCAGGTGCTCAAGGAGATCCAGGCCCGGCTCGGCTTCCTGCTCGACGTCGGCCTGGAGTACCTGACGCTGTCGCGCGCCGCCGCGACCCTGTCCGGCGGCGAGGCCCAGCGCATCCGGCTGGCCACCCAGATCGGTTCCGGCCTGGTGGGTGTCCTCTATGTACTCGACGAGCCGTCGATCGGTCTGCACCAGCGCGACAACCGCAGGCTCATCGAGACGCTGCTGCGGTTGAAGAAGCTGGGCAACACCCTGATCGTGGTCGAGCACGACGAGGACACCATCCGCGCCTCGGACTGGGTGGTCGACATCGGCCCTCTCGCCGGCGAGCACGGTGGGCGCGTGGTGCACAGCGGCCCCTACGAGGAGCTGCTGACCGAGCCCGAATCACTCACCGGCGCTTACCTTTCCGGCCGCGAGCAGATCGAGCTGCCGCTGGTGCGGCGCGCGATCGACAAGAAGCGCAAGCTCACCGTCGTCGGCGCCACCGAACACAATCTGCAGAATGTGGACGTGGCGTTCCCGCTCGGCGTGCTCACCGCGGTCACCGGTGTCTCCGGTTCGGGCAAGTCGACGCTGGTCAACGACATCCTGGCCACCGTCCTCGCGAACAAGCTCAACGGCGCGCGCCAGGTTCCGGGCAGGCACACCAGGATCAACGGGCTCGACAACCTCGACAAGCTGGTGCAGGTCGACCAGTCGCCGATCGGGCGCACTCCGCGCTCGAACCCGGCCACCTACACCGGCGTCTTCGACAAGATCCGCACGCTGTTCGCCTCCACCACCGAGGCAAAGGTGCGTGGCTATCAGCCGGGGCGGTTCTCGTTCAACGTCAAGGGCGGCCGCTGCGAGGCCTGCTCGGGCGACGGCACGCTCAAGATCGAGATGAACTTCCTGCCCGATGTCTATGTCCCGTGCGAGGTCTGCCACGGCGCTCGGTACAACCGGGAGACCCTGGAAGTCCACTACAAGGGCAAGACCATCGCCGAAGTCCTCGACATGCCGATCGACGAGGCCGCAGATTTCTTCGAGGCGATCACCTCGATCCACCGCTACCTCAAGACGCTCGTCGAGGTCGGCCTGGGTTACGTGCGGCTGGGCCAGAGCGCGCCGACGCTGTCCGGCGGTGAGGCCCAGCGCGTGAAACTGGCCGCCGAGCTGCAGAAGCGGTCCATGGGGCGGACGGTCTACATCCTCGACGAGCCGACCACCGGCCTGCACTTCGAGGACATCCGCAAACTGCTCAAGGTGATCAACGGACTGGTCGACAAGGGCAACACGGTGATCGTCATCGAGCACAACCTCGATGTCATCAAGACCGCCGACTGGGTCATCGACATGGGCCCGGAGGGTGGGTCCGGCGGCGGTACCGTGGTCGCCACCGGAACGCCCGAGGACATCGCTGGGGTGTCGGACAGCTACACCGGGCAGTTCCTGAAAGAGGTGCTGGCCGCGCCCGCGAAGCCGGCCGCGAAGAAGGTGGCAAAGAAGGCCGCCCCCGCGGCGAAGAAGGCACCGGCCGAGACGACCGCGGCCAAGCGGTTGGCGCGAAAGGCGGCCGCGTTGCGCTGA
- a CDS encoding response regulator transcription factor: MLEVFLVDDHEIVRRGLIDLLEGDPELTVIGQAGGVAEAMVRIREARPDVAVLDVRLPDGNGIELCRNLLAEFDDLHCLILTSFSDEHAMLDAILAGASGYVVKNIDGMKLADAIKQVGAGHSLLDTRAADALRARLRRSAEPSGPLAGLTDQERRLLELLGEGLTNRQIAARMFLAEKTVKNYVSRLLAKLGVERRTQAAVLATKLREP; encoded by the coding sequence GTGCTCGAGGTGTTCCTGGTCGACGACCACGAGATCGTGCGGCGCGGACTGATCGACCTGCTGGAAGGTGATCCAGAACTCACTGTGATCGGTCAGGCGGGCGGTGTCGCCGAGGCGATGGTGCGCATTCGCGAGGCCCGCCCCGATGTCGCCGTCCTCGACGTGCGGTTACCCGACGGCAACGGCATCGAGCTGTGCCGCAACCTGCTGGCCGAGTTCGACGACCTGCACTGCCTGATCCTGACCTCGTTCTCCGACGAGCACGCCATGCTCGACGCCATCCTGGCCGGCGCCAGCGGGTACGTGGTGAAGAACATCGACGGGATGAAACTGGCCGACGCGATCAAGCAGGTGGGCGCGGGCCACTCGCTGCTCGATACCCGCGCCGCCGACGCCCTGCGCGCCCGGCTGCGCCGCAGCGCCGAACCGTCCGGGCCGCTGGCCGGGCTCACCGACCAGGAGCGCCGGCTACTCGAACTGCTCGGTGAGGGCCTGACCAATCGGCAGATCGCCGCGCGCATGTTCCTCGCGGAGAAGACGGTCAAGAACTACGTCTCGCGACTGCTGGCGAAGCTGGGCGTCGAACGCCGCACCCAGGCCGCCGTCCTGGCGACCAAGCTCCGCGAGCCGTGA
- a CDS encoding sigma 54 modulation/S30EA ribosomal C-terminal domain-containing protein: MMNSLSSTQHWTTAADPELAVTTRGEVPAQDVTRAVRAITRVMRRHHLDSPARVRVTAPQGYDEPTLVQANIRTNDTFTRVQVTGPGGFAVTFAAERLDRQLARRAGKEARGAWPDPARRPLAQITETRPIIRRKDCALMTGTPLEASTVLDAMDYDAYLFTDADTGEDAIVTWADPHGVALARQRHTTAADRSAELPLTASAMPVRVVQDAAPVYAEDEASDALCAAGLPYLFFTDSHTGRGNLLYRRYDGDLTIVVPS, translated from the coding sequence ATGATGAATTCGTTGTCGAGCACCCAGCACTGGACGACCGCCGCGGACCCGGAGCTCGCCGTGACAACGCGTGGCGAGGTGCCGGCCCAGGACGTCACCCGTGCTGTTCGCGCCATCACCCGCGTGATGCGCAGGCATCATCTCGACAGTCCGGCCAGGGTGCGAGTCACCGCGCCGCAGGGGTACGACGAACCCACGCTGGTGCAGGCCAATATCCGTACCAACGACACTTTCACCCGGGTCCAGGTCACCGGACCCGGCGGGTTCGCGGTCACCTTCGCCGCCGAACGGCTCGACCGTCAGCTGGCCCGCCGCGCGGGCAAGGAAGCGCGTGGCGCGTGGCCCGATCCCGCCCGCAGGCCGCTGGCCCAGATCACCGAGACGCGGCCCATCATCCGCCGTAAGGACTGTGCCCTGATGACCGGCACGCCGCTGGAAGCCAGCACCGTCCTGGACGCGATGGACTATGACGCCTATCTGTTCACCGACGCCGATACCGGCGAGGACGCCATCGTCACCTGGGCCGACCCGCACGGTGTCGCGCTGGCCAGGCAGCGGCACACCACCGCGGCGGATCGGTCGGCCGAGTTGCCGCTGACCGCGAGCGCGATGCCGGTCCGGGTGGTGCAGGACGCCGCTCCGGTCTACGCGGAGGACGAGGCCTCCGACGCGCTGTGCGCCGCCGGGCTGCCCTACCTGTTCTTCACCGACAGCCACACCGGCCGCGGCAACCTGCTCTACCGCCGCTACGACGGGGACCTCACCATCGTCGTCCCGTCCTGA
- a CDS encoding sensor histidine kinase: MANDGRGGRYSADQTVSRQMLRSLLGEVADRVEVMIGSRDRMDGLVEAMLTVTAGLDLDETLRTIVRTAMNLVDARYGALAVRGHDQQVAQFIDEGMPDQIRDRIERLPAGHGVLGAVFAHRAPLRLADLTQHESSIGFPAGHPPMHTFLGVPVRIRDEVFGSLYLTEKSDGQPFTEEDEVLVLALAAAAGIAVDNARLYEQARTRQAWIEATRDIATEFLAGTESDRVLGHVVDHARGLTGSHQAFLASVPVPDELPGEISELVVTQWTGPDAGQDWQTIPIAGTVVGDAFSRRTPLRFDDVSKVTLGVEFPVAELPGAGPALVLPLCTPDATLGVLVTFRPPGFAPYSDEMLELTAAFCDQAALAVRLADAQQRMRELDLVADRDRIARDLHDHVIQRLFAIGLTVQATLPKAVVPEVRQRLSTVIMDLQEVVQEIRTSIFDLHASGSGHSEGLQQRLEVAIRRQTSDIALRATIQVSGPLSVLDPQLADHAEAVVREAVSNAVRHSGADTVAIVIEVADDLVITVSDNGWGIPNHVIRSGLRNLEQRAQEAGGYFEVGPAERPDADGNHPEMTGTQLRWAVPLPQDAPATGGFALAAGPETGED, encoded by the coding sequence ATGGCGAATGACGGTCGGGGCGGCCGCTATTCAGCTGACCAGACGGTGTCGCGGCAGATGTTGCGCAGCCTGCTCGGCGAGGTCGCCGATCGGGTCGAAGTGATGATCGGTTCTCGCGATCGGATGGACGGCCTCGTCGAGGCCATGCTCACGGTCACCGCGGGTCTCGACCTGGACGAAACCCTGCGCACCATCGTGCGAACCGCGATGAACCTGGTCGACGCCCGGTACGGCGCGCTGGCGGTGCGCGGACACGACCAGCAGGTCGCGCAGTTCATCGACGAGGGCATGCCGGATCAGATCCGCGACCGGATCGAGCGATTACCCGCGGGCCACGGCGTACTCGGCGCGGTGTTCGCACACAGGGCGCCGCTGCGGCTGGCCGACCTCACCCAGCACGAATCATCGATCGGTTTTCCGGCGGGACATCCGCCCATGCACACGTTCCTCGGTGTGCCCGTACGCATTCGGGACGAGGTGTTCGGCAGCCTCTATCTCACCGAGAAGTCCGACGGTCAGCCGTTCACGGAGGAAGACGAAGTCCTGGTACTGGCCCTGGCGGCCGCCGCGGGCATCGCGGTCGACAACGCCCGGCTCTACGAGCAGGCACGCACCAGGCAGGCGTGGATCGAGGCGACCCGCGATATCGCGACGGAATTCCTCGCCGGTACCGAATCCGATCGGGTGCTCGGTCATGTGGTCGATCATGCGCGCGGGCTCACCGGATCCCATCAGGCGTTCCTCGCCTCGGTGCCGGTGCCCGACGAATTGCCCGGTGAGATCAGCGAATTGGTGGTCACGCAGTGGACCGGTCCCGACGCGGGCCAGGACTGGCAGACCATCCCGATCGCGGGCACGGTGGTGGGTGACGCGTTCAGCAGAAGGACACCGCTGCGCTTCGACGACGTCTCGAAGGTGACGCTGGGCGTGGAGTTCCCCGTGGCCGAATTGCCCGGCGCCGGACCGGCTCTGGTGCTGCCGCTGTGTACACCCGACGCCACCCTCGGTGTCCTGGTGACGTTCCGGCCGCCCGGTTTCGCGCCGTATTCCGACGAGATGCTCGAACTGACGGCGGCGTTCTGCGATCAGGCCGCGCTGGCGGTGCGACTGGCCGACGCCCAGCAGCGGATGCGCGAACTCGACCTGGTCGCCGACCGCGATCGGATCGCGCGTGACCTGCACGACCACGTGATCCAGCGCCTGTTCGCGATCGGCCTCACCGTGCAGGCGACGCTGCCCAAGGCCGTGGTTCCCGAAGTGCGGCAACGGCTTTCGACGGTGATCATGGATCTGCAGGAAGTGGTGCAGGAGATCCGCACCTCCATCTTCGATCTGCACGCCAGCGGCTCCGGGCACAGCGAGGGGCTCCAGCAGCGCCTCGAGGTGGCGATCCGGCGGCAGACCTCCGACATCGCCCTGCGCGCGACGATCCAGGTGTCGGGCCCGCTGTCGGTGCTCGATCCGCAGCTGGCCGACCACGCCGAGGCGGTGGTGCGCGAGGCGGTGAGCAACGCCGTGCGCCATTCCGGCGCCGATACCGTCGCGATCGTGATCGAGGTGGCCGACGATCTGGTGATCACGGTGTCCGACAACGGCTGGGGCATTCCGAATCACGTCATCCGCAGCGGACTGCGCAATCTCGAGCAACGCGCGCAGGAGGCGGGCGGGTATTTCGAGGTCGGTCCGGCCGAACGCCCCGACGCCGACGGCAACCACCCCGAGATGACCGGCACGCAGCTGCGCTGGGCGGTGCCGCTGCCCCAGGACGCGCCGGCGACCGGCGGGTTCGCCCTCGCCGCCGGACCCGAGACCGGCGAGGATTGA
- a CDS encoding beta-ketoacyl synthase N-terminal-like domain-containing protein, whose amino-acid sequence MSIAGIGVVSSYGWGRESLWQGLMGGKPAARLYPGYGPERDQHAWVGLIPHGGDPAHGTGLFGRAVYAAAAEAIADAQGRGWRPAGRTVGLVHAFTLGDVADWRDFYRRDEGHRRSRDYLRMLPSTPISVVMQEFGFHGPAMNVSAACSSGNAALLTAKMWRAAGLVDDVLCVTTDLSATPDMLEHFVGLGAAIADADPFTACRPFQEGTLGFTMAEASVALLLTDAVELPYARLLGGAMTNDAFHVVSVDPGHAQIIACVQRALADAGIEAADVAYYNAHGTGTRQCDAAERDVLSTVFDDRPAVAALKPLTGHCQGACAAVEVAAIALSYERKTVASAPIVAPAHPRLLNGSTPLLDGPTLKLSMGMGGNNAAVVLAPA is encoded by the coding sequence ATGTCGATCGCCGGCATCGGTGTCGTCTCCAGTTACGGGTGGGGTCGCGAATCACTGTGGCAGGGATTGATGGGGGGCAAACCGGCGGCCCGTTTGTACCCCGGTTACGGGCCGGAACGTGACCAGCACGCGTGGGTCGGGCTGATCCCCCACGGCGGTGACCCCGCGCACGGGACCGGTCTCTTCGGGCGTGCCGTGTACGCCGCCGCGGCCGAGGCGATCGCCGACGCGCAGGGCCGCGGGTGGCGCCCGGCGGGACGCACCGTCGGCCTCGTCCACGCGTTCACCTTGGGCGATGTCGCGGATTGGCGCGATTTCTACCGCCGTGACGAGGGCCACCGACGCTCGCGCGACTATCTGCGGATGCTGCCGTCGACACCCATCTCGGTGGTCATGCAGGAGTTCGGTTTCCACGGGCCCGCGATGAACGTGTCCGCGGCGTGCAGTTCGGGCAATGCCGCCCTGCTCACGGCCAAGATGTGGCGTGCGGCGGGTCTGGTCGACGACGTGCTGTGCGTCACGACCGACCTGTCGGCCACTCCGGACATGCTCGAGCATTTCGTCGGTCTGGGTGCCGCGATCGCCGATGCCGACCCGTTCACCGCCTGCAGGCCCTTTCAGGAGGGGACCCTCGGTTTCACCATGGCCGAGGCGTCGGTGGCGCTGCTGCTCACCGACGCGGTCGAACTGCCCTATGCGCGGCTGCTCGGCGGCGCGATGACCAACGACGCCTTCCATGTCGTCTCGGTCGATCCCGGCCACGCCCAGATCATCGCCTGCGTCCAGCGCGCACTGGCCGACGCCGGGATCGAGGCCGCCGATGTGGCGTACTACAACGCCCACGGCACCGGGACCAGGCAGTGCGATGCCGCCGAACGCGACGTGCTGAGCACCGTCTTCGACGACCGGCCCGCCGTCGCCGCGCTCAAACCGCTCACCGGGCACTGTCAGGGCGCGTGCGCGGCAGTCGAAGTCGCCGCGATCGCCCTGTCCTATGAGCGCAAAACCGTCGCTTCGGCACCGATCGTGGCGCCCGCGCACCCGCGACTGCTCAACGGGTCGACCCCGCTGCTCGACGGCCCGACGCTGAAACTGTCGATGGGAATGGGTGGCAACAACGCCGCCGTGGTGCTGGCCCCGGCCTGA
- a CDS encoding diguanylate cyclase domain-containing protein, whose protein sequence is MPFADQAEIGGFAVGEERTDAASAEQLAQRYRSLVEHTPDAICVHESGTIVYVNPAMVRLLGARSADDLLGLSITVFVHPDSVAPMLERINQLTAEGSASPPAEMDLVRLDGRTVPVQTVSVLTVWQEKLAFQVVVHDLTAQRAAEASARQAEAYFTTVVSQLEEGVLVVDRRGRLESINPAGKRILGIEESEPVLGCDINDLPVTMVDRDGQPLSPNRHPMAHTLATGEAVTQFVFGIERADGRQVWLSCNCRLLNPDNPESAGVSSFADITAYRASKRQLEYQATHDALTGLANRSLILSQLSAALADDGGTLVTTVLFIDLDGFKAINDTLGHAIGDMVLQIVAQRLQQALRSEDLVGRLGGDEFLVLLAGHPQRADLPALVERLRVTMAEPIIASGHRLEVSASVGITELGPHEHRTPEAVLHDADLAMYRDKPSAHRELGLGQNRRSNNTHAS, encoded by the coding sequence ATGCCGTTCGCAGACCAGGCCGAGATCGGGGGTTTCGCAGTGGGAGAAGAAAGGACCGACGCGGCGAGCGCCGAGCAGCTCGCGCAGCGCTACCGGTCGCTCGTCGAACACACGCCCGATGCCATCTGCGTGCACGAGTCCGGGACGATCGTCTACGTCAATCCGGCCATGGTTCGCCTGCTCGGCGCCCGGTCGGCCGACGACCTCCTCGGCTTGTCGATCACCGTGTTCGTCCACCCCGATTCCGTCGCGCCGATGCTGGAGCGGATCAACCAGCTCACGGCCGAGGGGTCGGCCTCGCCGCCCGCCGAGATGGATCTCGTCCGGTTGGACGGGCGCACGGTGCCGGTGCAGACCGTCTCGGTGCTCACGGTGTGGCAGGAGAAACTCGCGTTCCAGGTGGTCGTGCACGACCTCACCGCACAGCGCGCCGCGGAAGCGTCGGCCCGGCAGGCCGAGGCGTATTTCACCACGGTGGTGTCGCAGCTGGAAGAAGGCGTGCTCGTCGTCGATCGGCGTGGCCGCCTGGAATCGATCAACCCCGCGGGCAAACGCATACTCGGCATCGAGGAGTCGGAGCCGGTGCTCGGCTGCGACATCAACGACCTGCCCGTGACGATGGTCGACCGCGATGGTCAGCCGCTCTCGCCGAACAGGCACCCGATGGCCCACACCCTCGCGACCGGCGAGGCGGTGACCCAGTTCGTCTTCGGGATCGAGCGGGCCGACGGGCGGCAGGTGTGGTTGTCGTGCAATTGCCGGCTCCTCAATCCGGACAATCCGGAGTCGGCGGGGGTGTCCTCCTTCGCCGATATCACCGCGTACCGAGCCAGCAAGCGCCAGCTCGAGTATCAGGCCACCCACGACGCGCTGACCGGGCTCGCGAATCGTTCCCTGATCCTGTCGCAGCTGTCGGCGGCCCTGGCCGACGACGGCGGCACCCTGGTCACCACGGTGCTGTTCATCGACCTCGACGGCTTCAAGGCGATCAACGACACGCTCGGGCACGCCATCGGGGACATGGTGTTGCAGATCGTCGCCCAGCGGCTGCAACAGGCGCTGCGCAGCGAGGACCTGGTCGGGCGGCTGGGCGGTGACGAATTCCTGGTGCTGCTGGCCGGTCATCCGCAGCGCGCCGATCTGCCCGCGCTGGTGGAGCGCCTGCGCGTGACCATGGCGGAACCGATCATCGCCAGCGGTCACCGGCTCGAGGTGAGCGCCTCGGTCGGCATCACCGAACTCGGCCCCCACGAACACCGCACCCCCGAGGCCGTGTTGCACGACGCCGACCTGGCGATGTACCGCGACAAGCCGTCGGCCCATCGTGAGCTCGGTCTCGGTCAGAATCGACGCTCGAACAACACCCACGCGTCCTGA
- a CDS encoding antibiotic biosynthesis monooxygenase family protein, protein MIVEHALLPVRPGAGAAFEAAFAQAYPIIASMPGFGGLSLSRCVERPGCFLLLVRWEQLTDHTVGFRESPEYQRWRALLHHFYEPFPVVEHFAPVLGDEVFPVAASLPADT, encoded by the coding sequence GTGATCGTCGAACACGCGCTGTTACCCGTTCGCCCCGGTGCCGGCGCCGCTTTCGAAGCGGCCTTCGCGCAGGCGTATCCGATCATCGCGAGCATGCCCGGTTTCGGTGGGTTGTCGTTGTCGCGCTGTGTCGAGCGGCCAGGCTGCTTCCTGTTGCTGGTGCGCTGGGAGCAACTGACCGACCACACGGTGGGATTCCGTGAGTCACCGGAATACCAGCGCTGGCGTGCGCTGTTGCACCACTTCTATGAGCCTTTCCCGGTGGTCGAACACTTCGCGCCGGTCCTCGGCGACGAAGTCTTCCCGGTCGCGGCGAGCCTGCCCGCGGACACGTAG